The following nucleotide sequence is from Drosophila takahashii strain IR98-3 E-12201 chromosome 3L, DtakHiC1v2, whole genome shotgun sequence.
AGACCCACGACATACTCCTCATGCTTCTCGTACATCACCGACCAGGCCATGTCGTTGGTGAAGGGCTGGTGCTGCCACAGCTCGAAGAAATGCTCCAGCATCTCGGGATGGAGATAGTCGGCTTTGTGCTCCCACGGTTTGTACTCCGCATAGCTGGCGGGGTAGGCTTTTGCAAAGACATCATCCTGGTAGGGATGCTGGTTGATCTCGAAGACAAACTTCTGCTTCAGCAGGAAGTCCTTGTCCGCCACCTTGGACTCCAGATGCTTCGCCTGGCCAAAGGACGCCAGCAGAGCCACCGTTACAACTGCGATCGCCGTGAACGACTTCATCTTCTTGTCGAATCGATTCGAATCGTACTGCTGCAATGGCTGCGGGGCCCGTATTTATACCCAGATCTATTGTATACTCACTCGCAGATTGCAATCCGGCCAATGACCGGTCGCATCCGTAGCCTTGACACTCCTCCGCCGGATCTGATCGACCCCGGGAACCCGAAATGCTGCATCCCGAATTGCAGGCGATAAGACCTCCGATCAGGCATTGTCATTCGCATGCCGAAAGAGACATTATCTAAATTCAAGAATAACACTTGGTTCAGACtataaaagctttgtttttggCGATGGAATCAAAAGTGTAGGGGATACCTTCTTATAGAAGCTACTGGAAAAATACTCAAATGAACTACTTGGAAAGGATTCggatatttattataattatctaTTCACAATTATCACTTggaatacaatatttttaaaagtaccaaaactaaatttcttttttaataagtGAATAGTTTTAAGttacaatttaattcaatttttacaATGTAAGGGGATACCTTCTTATAGGAGGTATTggaaaaatacttaaatgAACCACTTGGAAAAGAATTcagatatttattataattatctgTTTACAATTATCACTTGGAATACAATTCTTTTAAAAGTACCAAAACtaaattggtttttaataaGAATAGTTTTATGTTTATTCAACTTTTACAATGTAGGGGATACCTTCTTATAGGAGGTATTGGGAAAATACTTTAATTAACcaattggaaaaaattcagttatttattataattatatgctTACAAATTTCACTtggaatacaatttttttaaaagtacaaaaaaaaaaaaaacttaagagtaacttaatataaaaaaaaaataccaaaactacatttatttctattaagtgaAAGGTTTTAAGTATacttaattttttctctgtatgatgacttttcttttctaaagttttaatAGAGAATTTTGCTGATTTCAACCTATCAACAGGTGACAGGCCCCCTTCCTAAACCCATTTAAAACCCGATTAGAATTACATGGCTGGGTGATCACCTGTCGATTAAGGTGTTACTATGCAGCTGCATGATAAGCCTGCAGTCGTCTTTGTTTGCCTGACAGGTCGCCATTATCAAGCGAtgctaaaaatattccaaattgCAAAACACGGAGCATTAATCATGTTGCTGGGACATCAACTCGGGTAGACAACAAAGAACAATGGCCCATCGAAAGACCCATAGTCCAATCCAGAACATATCGGAATATGACTCCCCTCTTACACCTACAGCTTACCACTCACCAAACCTACAAAATATATTGCAATCTAATACTGCTACTCTTCTCTTCTCACTAAAAGTCTCCCTATTTATATAGAAAATCCgcattaaactcaaaataaaaatcctaaaaaactttaaaaacaataatttaatttacgaaAAATAACCATTTCGAAGAAAATTACTATCCGAGTTATTTGGCGGCTGGATGCGTGGCAATCGTCGAGCGGCCTCCCGATTTTGGTCGGGGATTACGTTCAGCACATCCTTCGGATGCTCCGCCCGGCGACTTTGGGATGAGGCTCTTGGCTGCGGAGACCTGTAGAATTCCGTTGTCCTCCGGCGCGGATACATCTCACAGGTGTTCTAAAAGTACAGAAAGaggtaataataaaataagtaataagcctttttaaaataaaaccacttACTGGTCGAATGAAAGGGGGTGTGCCATCCATcttctttattaattttaaagaatcctaaaaatttagaaatttgatTACGATTTTGTTTGGTTATTCAAAAGATCTGATAGGAAACTGAAGGAAAACATTTCTATAGATGTGAAACTCAAGTCAAGGcttactttttaatattttatacaagttatttgattaaataacTCTCTAGGTATTATAGTTTGGAAGGGTATTATATACTTCGTCCTATCAAAGTGAAATTTGCTACGTCTTTCAGAATGACTTTAGATGCTGACATGATTCACCAGATTAGAGGCGCATATGCAAATTCCGAACAAACAACACCTTATCAGTATAAGTATTCATTAACCCATAATTTAGTTCAGGTGATTAGTTGCTAGTGAATATTTTACGTAGAATTCAAAAGGTTAAATTGTTTGATGGAATTAAagtggtttatttttttaataaaaatttttttaggtatCCTTCTTGAAAGTATGACGCTAAAAATCTATTATGAACTTTGTTATTTCTTTATCCTGAAATTATGAACCTAGTTAAGGCAGGTATTCCTTAGTTGCGCACCCCAAGAAAAGTCAACTAATGAACTTCTCACGCAACCTAATTCCTAATTGGGAATTACGGCACCCCAGGGAAAATATTCAGaggtcggggtcaccaaaagACAGATTTACCAGGTTAGTTGCCTTCTGGAACATGGAGT
It contains:
- the LOC108057431 gene encoding uncharacterized protein, translated to MDGTPPFIRPNTCEMYPRRRTTEFYRSPQPRASSQSRRAEHPKDVLNVIPDQNREAARRLPRIQPPNNSDSNFLRNGYFS